The genome window CAATTTGGAATGATTTTGTTGATGAGATTGATGTAACTGTAGAGGGGTCCAAATCTATTTAATAGCTCGATATCCAACAAAAAGATGACAAGAGAAATTTGAGAAAGTTTTTGAAATACCTAACATTTTTCATTTGTTATTAGTCATTTGTCGGTCTTAAGGttgcttagagcatctccaacggcgttggctataatcgttggttaaattggacctgtaagacattatgtaaaatttgctcaacctgtaagacattttgcttcaatggtactggctatattggttggctataatttaaaaatagtatgttattaatattttaaaattttaaaatagaatatatcagtttaatatggtaataaatgatgtacaatcttcatacagattttcttacagacctgtagaggttcgacaaatttagccatccataggaggttggctaaattttatagacaacagctaaGTATGGTTGGAGGTGAGTTtctggagctgttggctaaatttttttattttaagtatgccaactcaccttttagacAAGTGCTTTAGATGGTTGTAGATGCTCTTAGCAGTGTTCTTATTCCTTAACGGCTACTAAGTTGAGACAcataattatgatttatgatcTATCGTGATTTCAAATGAATATCTGTGGGGATGAGATGAGTTCTAATATTTCTGAGGATAAAATGAGTCAGAATCGAACATGGGTGTCCGAGACAACATACGATAAAACCCATCACTTGATCCACTTGAGTTATATTTTTAGTACGCCAGAGGTGAATATTTAGTACATTCATATGTAGTACTTTCATCTTTTCTGTTTCGCACCCTTGTCTATTTCATTATAtcattcaactttttttttttaaagggaAACTAAGGAGGTAAGCCTGCTATCTTTCTGATTTTATGGTATGTAATAATGagaattataaatattcaatcTCAGATCGGAATTTATTGCTTGTATGTTCTTGTATGATCTGTAGTTTGCTACGATAtctatttgaaattaatttgcATCCTTGACTTGCATATGAGTATTCTTATTGTACATTTTTTTACATGTAACCTTGTTCCTTGGATAGATTGGAACACTTTGATTGCTTCAAACAATCATAGTCCTCGATATGTTTACTCTTGTTTCTTGCATCCTTAACAAGTCTTATGTTACAAAGTATTTTCGTTTTTCAGGTAAATATCTGTTACAATGCCTGTCTTTGCTGAATGTGTCAGAAGTCGCATTTTGTGATGAGTTGTAGTGAATGTAATTGATTTGAAATCTAGACCTAAAAAATACAAGCGCGGTAGATTGAATCAGCTGGAGGAATTGTTGTATGTTATTGTGcattaattttgatatattgttATGGAACACAAACCAGTTGTGTTGATGGAGCGCTATGAGTTGGGGAGACTTTTAGGAAAAGGCAACTTTGCCAAGGTCTATCATGCAAGGAACATTAAAACAGGGATGAGTGTTGCCATTAAGATGATCGACAAAGAAAAGATTATGAAGGTTGGGATGATTGAGCAAATTAAAAGAGAGATTTCAGTTATGAGATTGGTTAAACACCCCAACATAGTGCAGCTTCACGAAGTTATGGCTAGCAAATccaaggtttattttgtaatggAACATGTTAGAGGCGGTGAGCTGTTTAGTAAGGTGGCAAAAGGGAAGCTGAATGAAGATGCTGCAAAGATGTATTTTAAGCAGTTGATTAGTGCTGTAGATTTCTGTCATAGTAGAGGAGTGTATCACAGGGATTTGAAACTAGAGAACATATTGTTAGATGAGAATGGGAATCTTAAGGTCACGGATTTCGGATTGAGTGCTCTTGCTGAATCAAAGCGTCAAGATGGATTGCTTCACACGACGTGTGGGACGCCTGCTTATGTTGCTCCAGAAGTGATTGGTAAAACAGGTTATGATGGATGTAAAGCTGATATCTGGTCATGTGGAGTGATTTTGTATGTTCTTCTGGCTGGATATCTCCCATTCTATGATTCTAATTTAATAGAAATGTATAGGAAGATTGTCAAGGCAGAGTTCAAGTATCCCAGTAAATTCCCAATAGAAGCACGCAGATTAGTATCAAAGATGTTGGATCCGGATCCGAGTACCAGAATATCCATAACCAAGATTATGCAAAAACCTTGGTTCCAGATAGGGTTCGACTCCAACACCAGAAAAGCTGAGAAAGCAGAAAAAGGACCTGAAGTTTTCAGCTCTTTAGAGAGTAGCAGCAACTTATTAGAACGACCAGAACGTGACAAGCTAGGTGACCTAACTGCTTTCGATATCATCTCCCTTTCAGCAGGCTTTGACTTGTCATGTCTGTTTGAGAAGAAGTGTCAAAAGAAGGAAGTAAGGATAACATCCATGCATCCACTCGAGACCATTGTTTCTAAGTTT of Daucus carota subsp. sativus chromosome 3, DH1 v3.0, whole genome shotgun sequence contains these proteins:
- the LOC108214700 gene encoding CBL-interacting protein kinase 18-like, whose translation is MEHKPVVLMERYELGRLLGKGNFAKVYHARNIKTGMSVAIKMIDKEKIMKVGMIEQIKREISVMRLVKHPNIVQLHEVMASKSKVYFVMEHVRGGELFSKVAKGKLNEDAAKMYFKQLISAVDFCHSRGVYHRDLKLENILLDENGNLKVTDFGLSALAESKRQDGLLHTTCGTPAYVAPEVIGKTGYDGCKADIWSCGVILYVLLAGYLPFYDSNLIEMYRKIVKAEFKYPSKFPIEARRLVSKMLDPDPSTRISITKIMQKPWFQIGFDSNTRKAEKAEKGPEVFSSLESSSNLLERPERDKLGDLTAFDIISLSAGFDLSCLFEKKCQKKEVRITSMHPLETIVSKFEDIAKKLRLQLTKEGGVLKMEGSREGRKGVLSIYAGIFEITPNFHLVEVKKARGDSLEYQKVVTEDIQPALKDIVCT